One Brachybacterium aquaticum genomic region harbors:
- a CDS encoding alpha-1,2-fucosyltransferase: protein MASTAAVTSAKDLLRRAVTTPIGAATGAPRVHVASPLIRGGNFLYYWMWAAGMDSERRPARVQLQESIQDWLAEFPLAAQLTVAKGEVPLLRTEWVSGRRHRFGVDFDRSDVTSFSHRLIESSPRFLDRRERLRSLIDDGTIVINVRRGDYYQYEHLSSTYGLANELYVPAAVRLAAEAGRGSERFFLVSDDIPWCREHVSPALDGKVIIDDGRSGPFDDLAALSLARTSVITNSTFSFWGAFLAAATRNDHIGIAPPYHLRDEDGHRNREAFDPDWLTVELLTPVTHGSEA, encoded by the coding sequence GTGGCATCAACCGCTGCCGTGACATCCGCGAAGGATCTCCTGCGCCGGGCAGTCACCACACCGATTGGGGCAGCGACCGGTGCTCCAAGGGTGCATGTCGCGTCACCACTGATCAGGGGAGGAAACTTCCTGTACTACTGGATGTGGGCAGCCGGCATGGACTCCGAACGTCGGCCCGCGAGAGTACAGCTTCAGGAGTCCATCCAGGACTGGCTGGCTGAGTTCCCTCTCGCTGCTCAACTCACTGTCGCCAAGGGTGAGGTGCCGCTCCTGCGCACCGAGTGGGTCAGCGGACGCCGTCACAGGTTCGGAGTCGACTTCGACAGGTCGGATGTCACTAGCTTCTCCCACCGACTAATCGAGTCCTCACCAAGGTTTCTGGACCGTCGAGAGAGGCTCCGGTCTCTCATCGACGACGGCACGATCGTCATCAATGTCCGACGTGGCGACTACTACCAGTACGAGCACCTCTCCAGCACCTACGGGCTGGCGAATGAGCTCTACGTTCCAGCGGCGGTGAGGCTGGCCGCCGAGGCGGGACGAGGCAGCGAAAGGTTCTTCCTCGTCTCCGACGACATCCCGTGGTGTCGCGAGCATGTCAGCCCGGCCCTTGACGGCAAGGTGATCATCGACGATGGCCGGAGCGGGCCATTCGACGACCTCGCAGCTCTGTCACTTGCACGAACGTCAGTCATCACCAACTCGACATTCTCCTTCTGGGGTGCCTTCCTCGCCGCGGCCACTCGTAACGACCACATCGGGATCGCACCGCCCTATCACCTGCGCGATGAGGACGGGCATCGCAATCGTGAAGCCTTCGACCCCGACTGGCTCACGGTCGAACTCCTCACCCCCGTCACCCACGGGAGCGAGGCGTGA
- a CDS encoding glycosyltransferase family 4 protein — MVLDLLTDPSLRALLRGADVVDLQWEEYGRLAPLVKMLSPGSLITCMFHDVNDQRATRRLHAADTTSIKKARRQLRQVQRAERRLTARLDAAFVLSEKDKKVLTSVAPGAPTRVVPPPLADSSIPMVDTEHREAAVGFVSALGRQENRDAAHRLVHSVWPLIHQALPDARLILVGGGLDLSTKAGFLEVPGVEVTGFVDDLDAQYRRFSATLSPISTGAGVKFKILESIIRGLPTITTSVGIEGIEPDLAEAVGDDDAELARATIAALQDTDAPKRARAASAQARQLYSRERFHQEYQAAFR; from the coding sequence TTGGTCCTCGACCTGCTCACCGATCCCTCACTCCGCGCTCTGCTACGGGGCGCCGACGTCGTAGACCTTCAGTGGGAAGAGTACGGACGGCTCGCGCCCCTCGTGAAGATGCTGTCCCCCGGATCCCTGATCACGTGCATGTTCCATGACGTGAACGACCAGCGGGCCACGCGCCGGCTTCATGCCGCCGACACGACAAGCATCAAGAAAGCGCGGCGACAGCTCAGACAAGTACAGCGCGCTGAACGCAGACTGACTGCGCGGCTCGACGCAGCATTCGTGCTTTCCGAGAAGGACAAGAAAGTGCTCACCTCCGTCGCCCCAGGGGCTCCCACCCGTGTGGTGCCACCGCCTCTGGCTGATTCAAGTATTCCAATGGTCGACACCGAGCACCGAGAAGCAGCCGTAGGATTCGTGTCCGCCCTCGGACGCCAGGAGAACCGGGACGCCGCGCATCGCCTCGTGCACTCCGTCTGGCCGCTCATCCACCAGGCACTTCCCGATGCACGCCTCATCCTCGTGGGAGGCGGACTCGATCTCTCGACGAAGGCGGGATTCCTGGAAGTTCCCGGTGTGGAAGTGACCGGATTCGTGGACGACCTCGATGCGCAGTACCGGCGGTTCAGCGCCACCCTCTCGCCGATCTCGACCGGTGCTGGGGTGAAGTTCAAGATCCTCGAGTCGATCATTCGCGGCCTACCGACGATTACCACCTCGGTGGGCATCGAGGGGATCGAGCCGGACCTCGCGGAAGCTGTCGGGGATGACGACGCAGAGCTGGCGAGAGCCACCATCGCCGCTCTGCAGGACACGGATGCCCCCAAGCGAGCACGGGCGGCGTCAGCACAGGCGAGGCAGCTCTACAGCCGGGAGCGATTCCACCAGGAGTACCAGGCAGCGTTTCGGTAG
- a CDS encoding ATP-binding cassette domain-containing protein, with translation MSDPVMSDPVLITRGLTKRYGAHTAVNAVSLRLERGRVYGLIGRNGAGKTTLMRLITGLSLPTSGTIELFGSGTGHPRQQDLARIGTLIESPTLHGAMTARQNMHLHRLLRGVPDPGIEEKLLEVVGLSGTGRKKVRDFSLGMRQRLGIALALVADPEGGSPPRRRAP, from the coding sequence ATGAGCGACCCAGTCATGAGCGACCCGGTGCTCATCACCCGTGGCCTCACCAAGCGCTACGGCGCGCACACCGCCGTGAACGCGGTGAGCCTCCGCCTCGAGCGCGGGCGGGTGTACGGGCTGATCGGCCGCAACGGCGCCGGGAAGACCACGCTGATGCGGCTCATCACCGGGCTCAGCCTCCCCACCTCCGGCACCATCGAGCTGTTCGGCTCCGGCACCGGCCACCCTCGCCAGCAGGACCTCGCCCGGATCGGCACCCTCATCGAGTCCCCCACCCTGCACGGCGCGATGACCGCGCGGCAGAACATGCACCTTCACCGCCTGCTGCGCGGCGTGCCCGACCCCGGCATCGAGGAGAAGCTGCTGGAGGTGGTGGGCCTTTCCGGCACCGGCCGCAAGAAGGTCCGCGACTTCTCCCTCGGCATGCGCCAGCGCCTCGGCATCGCCCTCGCCCTCGTCGCGGACCCCGAAGGGGGATCACCCCCGCGAAGAAGAGCCCCATGA
- a CDS encoding S1C family serine protease — MDMQRPSGGSPAAFIVAGALLTVLALVAALGVYFVFLGGGSFLSRSGGGPTSPVSEQVEEQGISEPISDPPGVTGDEEDPVSDGPAEESDEEQEGPMAPPTTTDEPEGDFVSTYDEVSDGVVRVAVGMCGDYAGMGSGALVANDLVLTAAHVVQGYSSIQLQLGDQAVVGEVVGYSPGDDLALVSAERPLSGHIFEVSDERAPVGTPVAALGYPLSGPLSFSGPGTISTHDEPIEYGESGIAVPNAMRISTAINPGNSGGPLIDADGEIVGVVTGQRVESTGSAVPGYGYAVPSDLAAARVDDWRDTPEPLSAESCDFEEVEEDSVYDPSVLVTSIAEGPDVDAVTHVYYDYFDGINSSDYERAYAQRSERNQSSYSLEAFSEDQSTSVIEDVLILDVSGSGDTRSAVVTFLSWQAPKYVPEGESCAYWTVQYELTRGGPHGWVIDDAGGYDNKGGWDHCFAD; from the coding sequence ATGGACATGCAGAGACCATCTGGAGGAAGTCCCGCGGCATTCATCGTCGCCGGCGCGCTCCTCACCGTGCTCGCCCTCGTGGCCGCGCTGGGCGTCTACTTCGTCTTCCTCGGCGGGGGCTCGTTTCTCTCCCGCTCGGGCGGCGGGCCGACCAGCCCCGTCTCCGAGCAGGTGGAGGAGCAGGGGATCAGCGAGCCGATCTCCGATCCGCCGGGCGTCACCGGAGACGAAGAGGATCCCGTCTCGGATGGGCCCGCCGAGGAGTCGGACGAGGAGCAGGAAGGGCCCATGGCTCCTCCGACGACCACGGATGAGCCCGAGGGAGATTTCGTGTCCACGTATGACGAAGTGTCCGACGGGGTGGTCCGCGTGGCCGTGGGCATGTGCGGCGACTACGCGGGAATGGGCAGCGGCGCGCTGGTCGCCAACGACCTCGTCCTCACCGCCGCCCACGTGGTCCAGGGCTACTCGAGCATCCAGCTGCAGCTCGGGGACCAGGCCGTGGTCGGCGAGGTCGTCGGCTACTCGCCCGGTGACGACCTCGCGCTGGTCAGTGCGGAGCGTCCGCTGAGCGGTCACATCTTCGAGGTGTCCGACGAGCGCGCCCCCGTCGGCACACCGGTCGCGGCGCTCGGCTACCCGCTGAGCGGCCCCCTGTCCTTCTCCGGCCCGGGCACCATCAGCACCCATGACGAGCCGATCGAGTACGGGGAGTCGGGCATCGCCGTGCCGAACGCGATGCGGATCTCCACAGCGATCAACCCGGGCAACAGCGGTGGTCCGCTGATCGATGCGGACGGCGAGATCGTCGGCGTCGTCACCGGTCAGCGCGTCGAGAGCACGGGCAGTGCGGTGCCTGGCTACGGCTATGCGGTGCCCTCCGATCTCGCCGCCGCGCGCGTCGACGACTGGCGGGACACCCCCGAGCCGCTGTCGGCCGAGAGCTGCGACTTCGAGGAGGTCGAGGAGGACTCTGTCTACGACCCCTCCGTGCTCGTCACGTCGATCGCCGAGGGGCCCGACGTCGATGCGGTCACGCACGTCTACTACGACTACTTCGACGGCATCAACAGCTCGGACTACGAGCGGGCCTACGCCCAGCGCTCCGAGCGGAACCAGTCGAGCTACTCGCTCGAGGCGTTCAGCGAGGACCAGAGCACCAGCGTCATCGAGGATGTGCTGATCCTCGACGTCAGCGGCAGCGGCGACACACGCAGCGCGGTGGTGACCTTCCTGTCCTGGCAGGCGCCGAAGTACGTCCCCGAGGGGGAGTCCTGCGCGTACTGGACGGTGCAATATGAGCTCACCCGCGGAGGACCGCACGGCTGGGTGATCGACGACGCCGGCGGCTATGACAACAAGGGCGGATGGGACCACTGCTTCGCCGACTGA
- a CDS encoding aldo/keto reductase — translation MDYVKLGNTGLDVSRLCLGTMGFGDRERWIHQWVLDEDASRPVIKHALDQGINFFDTANVYSIGRSEEIVGKALVDYAKREEYVLATKVHGKMHEGPNGGGLSRKSIIAEAEASLRRLGTDYIDLYIIHRWDHTVPIEETMQALDDLVRSGKVRYLGASAMFAWQFLKAQHVAETHGWTKFVSMQNHYNLLYREEEREMMPLLRDLGVASTPYSPLAAGRLTRDWDADTERARTDQTAKSKYDSSEETDRAIVEAVARIAQERGVERVHVALAWLLAKNPVISPIIGATKTSHIDGALGALDLELSADEIAELEAPYVPHKVVGALAPGESTLGAGAKTR, via the coding sequence ATGGACTACGTGAAGCTGGGCAATACCGGACTGGATGTCTCGCGCCTGTGCCTGGGCACGATGGGCTTCGGCGACCGGGAGCGCTGGATCCACCAGTGGGTCCTGGACGAGGACGCCTCCCGCCCCGTCATCAAGCACGCCCTGGACCAGGGCATCAACTTCTTCGACACCGCCAACGTGTACTCGATCGGCCGCAGCGAGGAGATCGTCGGCAAGGCGCTGGTGGACTACGCCAAGCGCGAGGAGTACGTGCTGGCCACCAAGGTGCACGGGAAGATGCACGAGGGCCCCAACGGCGGGGGGCTCTCCCGCAAGTCGATCATCGCCGAGGCCGAGGCGAGCCTGCGCCGGCTCGGCACCGACTACATCGACCTGTACATCATCCATCGCTGGGACCATACGGTCCCGATCGAGGAGACGATGCAGGCGCTGGATGACCTGGTCCGCTCCGGCAAGGTCCGCTACCTCGGGGCGTCGGCGATGTTCGCCTGGCAGTTCCTCAAGGCCCAGCACGTCGCCGAGACCCACGGCTGGACCAAGTTCGTCTCCATGCAGAACCACTACAACCTCCTGTACCGCGAGGAGGAGCGGGAGATGATGCCGCTGCTGCGGGACCTCGGCGTCGCCTCCACCCCGTACAGCCCGCTGGCCGCCGGGCGCCTGACCCGCGACTGGGACGCGGACACCGAGCGCGCCCGCACCGACCAGACCGCGAAGTCGAAGTACGACTCCAGCGAGGAGACCGACCGCGCGATCGTCGAGGCCGTCGCCCGCATCGCGCAGGAGCGCGGCGTGGAGCGCGTGCATGTGGCGCTCGCCTGGCTGCTCGCGAAGAACCCGGTGATCTCCCCGATCATCGGCGCGACCAAGACCTCCCACATCGACGGCGCGCTCGGCGCGCTCGACCTCGAGCTCTCGGCCGACGAGATCGCCGAGCTCGAGGCCCCGTACGTCCCGCACAAGGTGGTCGGCGCCCTCGCTCCCGGCGAGTCAACCCTCGGCGCGGGCGCGAAGACCCGCTGA
- a CDS encoding thermonuclease family protein gives MVAGGKHTRGQHGAVGTGTRRGVLATLVAGVVVVGAVAAGAVGGIGGDGRGTVVRVVDGDTLIADIRGEETTIRLLNIDTPETKDPDQPVQCLGPEASEFLAERLPAGTEIELEYDQERTDRYGRTLAGVLESDSLVNAEIAAAGLGVPVLFEPNDRFLPEVEEAASTAQADGLGLFAADIACTIPAQIAEVAQAADGIPTTVEGDPAGPLAEAATVVEDADALVAGLADDGLPGLGNAVLAAPLMAQYMSERREEAGDVLERGTTGHERMQEAKTAYDEEQERLRKEKEERERREREERERQEREEREREEQEREEREERERKERERKAQQQPAASSSGSSSSGKSGGSSSGSSSGSSIGSSSGSGTSSGSSSSGSGSSGGSSSGKSSSGGSSGSSCVPYGPEILYSDDGGYTGKRYGMPGGKTFRKCS, from the coding sequence GTGGTGGCGGGCGGAAAGCACACCCGAGGGCAGCACGGGGCGGTCGGCACCGGGACGCGGCGGGGCGTTCTCGCGACCCTCGTGGCCGGGGTCGTGGTGGTCGGTGCGGTGGCGGCCGGTGCCGTGGGTGGGATCGGCGGTGACGGCCGGGGAACCGTGGTGCGCGTGGTCGACGGGGACACCCTCATCGCGGACATCCGCGGCGAGGAGACGACGATCCGCCTGCTGAACATCGACACCCCCGAGACGAAGGACCCAGACCAGCCCGTGCAATGCCTGGGCCCGGAGGCGAGCGAGTTCCTCGCCGAGCGACTGCCCGCGGGTACCGAGATCGAGCTCGAGTACGACCAGGAGCGCACCGACCGCTACGGCCGCACACTCGCCGGCGTGTTGGAGTCCGACTCGCTGGTCAACGCCGAGATCGCCGCGGCCGGGCTGGGCGTGCCCGTGCTCTTCGAGCCGAACGATCGCTTCCTGCCCGAGGTCGAGGAGGCCGCCTCGACGGCGCAGGCCGACGGGCTCGGGCTGTTCGCCGCCGACATCGCCTGCACGATCCCTGCGCAGATCGCCGAGGTCGCCCAGGCGGCCGACGGGATCCCGACCACCGTCGAGGGTGATCCGGCGGGTCCCCTCGCCGAGGCCGCGACCGTCGTCGAGGACGCCGACGCGCTCGTCGCGGGGCTGGCCGACGACGGGCTGCCCGGGCTCGGCAATGCCGTCCTCGCCGCGCCGCTGATGGCGCAGTACATGTCGGAGCGCCGTGAGGAGGCCGGCGACGTGCTGGAGCGCGGCACCACCGGCCACGAGCGGATGCAGGAGGCGAAGACCGCCTACGACGAGGAGCAGGAGCGCCTGCGCAAGGAGAAGGAGGAGCGCGAGCGCCGCGAACGCGAGGAGCGCGAGCGGCAGGAGCGCGAAGAGCGCGAGCGCGAGGAGCAGGAACGGGAAGAGCGCGAGGAGAGGGAGCGGAAGGAGCGCGAGAGGAAGGCACAGCAGCAACCGGCTGCGTCCTCCTCCGGGTCCTCCTCCTCCGGGAAGTCCGGCGGCAGTTCGTCCGGCTCCTCGTCCGGTTCGTCCATCGGATCCTCTTCCGGCTCCGGTACGTCCTCGGGCTCAAGCTCCTCTGGCTCCGGCTCGTCGGGCGGGTCCTCCTCCGGGAAGTCCTCCTCGGGCGGCTCCTCCGGTTCCAGCTGCGTCCCGTACGGCCCGGAGATCCTCTACTCCGACGACGGCGGGTACACCGGCAAGCGCTACGGCATGCCCGGCGGCAAGACCTTCCGCAAGTGCTCCTGA
- a CDS encoding ArsR/SmtB family transcription factor: MPLSRAQRPLYEIKANLFKGLAHPFRIRILELLSAAPEVSVASLQQETELEASHLSQHLAVLRRHHLVISERRGSHVYYRLADRRTAELLAVARELLIGILSAENDLLGDAEDLPALPGAPSEPVESPSAEPASTGAGA; encoded by the coding sequence ATGCCGCTATCCCGCGCCCAGCGCCCCCTGTACGAGATCAAGGCGAACCTCTTCAAGGGCCTCGCCCACCCCTTCCGCATCCGGATCCTCGAGCTGCTCTCCGCCGCTCCCGAGGTCTCTGTCGCGAGCCTCCAGCAGGAGACGGAGCTCGAGGCCTCCCACCTCTCCCAGCACCTCGCCGTGCTGCGCCGCCACCACCTGGTGATCTCCGAGCGGCGCGGCAGCCACGTCTACTACCGCCTGGCCGACCGGCGCACCGCCGAGCTGCTCGCCGTCGCCCGCGAGCTGCTCATCGGGATCCTCTCCGCGGAGAACGACCTGCTGGGCGACGCGGAGGACCTCCCGGCGTTGCCCGGCGCCCCGTCGGAGCCCGTGGAGTCCCCGTCGGCCGAGCCCGCCTCCACAGGGGCCGGCGCATGA
- a CDS encoding GNAT family N-acetyltransferase → MPDLTITTLDDTTAQFMADSIPVWASAVPAWRRSMDEGRTTLLVALLDGAPVGVAQLVHGVIPEVCNVGVLAPHRGHGIGSALMREAERRAAPAGGLRLGVGVDNPSARALYERLGLRPTGERTTTTYDYVGAEGATRTATETDEWMEKTLP, encoded by the coding sequence ATGCCCGACCTCACGATCACCACGCTGGACGACACGACTGCGCAGTTCATGGCCGACTCGATCCCCGTCTGGGCATCAGCTGTCCCGGCATGGCGACGGAGCATGGACGAGGGCCGCACCACGCTGTTGGTCGCTCTGCTCGACGGAGCTCCCGTCGGTGTCGCTCAGCTGGTCCACGGCGTGATCCCCGAGGTGTGCAACGTCGGCGTGCTCGCGCCGCACCGCGGCCACGGCATCGGCTCCGCGCTGATGAGGGAGGCGGAACGGCGGGCGGCGCCCGCCGGCGGTCTGCGCCTCGGTGTCGGGGTCGACAACCCGTCGGCACGCGCGCTCTACGAGCGGCTCGGGTTACGGCCGACAGGCGAGCGCACGACGACCACGTACGACTATGTCGGTGCGGAGGGCGCCACCCGCACCGCCACCGAGACCGACGAGTGGATGGAGAAGACCCTTCCCTGA
- a CDS encoding DUF2087 domain-containing protein translates to MALSSDLDGALARARMLFAMLAAPTLRAGLGARLTGSAVDEDPGVRGPLSALDWLDAEGRIDLDTVRATAESLGFLRSDQVLLEVGRLEELPVDIEESREVSCRIVRTVFERVGPGRRLGEPELNAALAMFTANVPVVRRDAVDAGVLARTADGGSYWLAADQ, encoded by the coding sequence ATGGCTCTCTCCTCCGACCTCGACGGCGCGCTCGCCCGTGCCCGGATGCTGTTCGCCATGCTGGCGGCCCCGACGCTCCGCGCCGGGCTCGGCGCGCGACTCACCGGATCCGCGGTCGACGAGGACCCGGGGGTGCGAGGCCCGCTGTCCGCACTGGACTGGCTGGATGCCGAGGGACGGATCGACCTGGACACCGTGCGGGCCACGGCGGAGTCCCTGGGGTTCCTGCGCTCGGACCAGGTGCTGCTGGAGGTGGGCCGGCTGGAGGAGCTGCCGGTGGACATCGAGGAGAGCCGAGAGGTGAGCTGCCGGATCGTGCGCACGGTGTTCGAGCGGGTCGGACCGGGACGCCGGCTCGGGGAGCCGGAGCTGAACGCGGCGCTGGCGATGTTCACGGCGAACGTGCCGGTAGTGCGGCGCGATGCCGTGGATGCCGGGGTGCTCGCACGCACAGCGGACGGCGGCTCCTACTGGCTCGCTGCCGACCAATGA